In Equus przewalskii isolate Varuska chromosome 6, EquPr2, whole genome shotgun sequence, one DNA window encodes the following:
- the LOC103550110 gene encoding olfactory receptor 8G1-like, whose product MAAGNHSAVTEFILAGLTEQPELQLPLFLLFLGIYVVTVVGNLGMIALIGLSSHLHTPMYYFLSNLSFIDFCQSSVITPKMLVSFVTEKNIISYPECMTQLYFFLIFGVSECYMLAAMAYDRYVAVCSPLLYSVIMSHQACFSLILGVYIIGLVCAFAHAGYMFRIHFCNIDVISHYFCDLLPLLNLSCSSTYVNKLLILCVGTLNIFVPSLTILSSYSFITASILRIHSTEGRSKAFSTCSSHMLAVLLFFGSAAFTYLKPSSVTFMNQGKVSSVFYTIVVPMLNPLIYCMRNKDVNVALKKMLKRRTL is encoded by the coding sequence ATGGCAGCAGGAAATCATTCCGCAGTGACTGAGTTCATCCTCGCTGGGCTAACAGAACAGCCAGAACTCCAgctgcccctcttcctcctcttcctaggAATCTATGTGGTCACAGTGGTGGGGAACCTGGGCATGATCGCACTGATAGGGCTCAGTTCTCACctgcacacccccatgtactaTTTTCTCAGCAACTTGTCCTTCATAGATTTCTGCCAGTCCTCTGTCATCACCCCCAAAATGCTGGTGAGCTTTGTGACAGAGAAGAACATTATCTCCTACCCTGAATGCATGACTCAGctctatttcttcctcatttttggtGTTTCAGAGTGTTATATGTTAGCTGCAATGGCATATGACCGCTATGTTGCTGTCTGCAGCCCCTTGCTTTACAGTGTCATCATGTCTCATCAGGCATGTTTTTCCCTGATTTTAGGAGTGTATATTATAGGCCTGGTTTGTGCATTTGCTCATGCAGGCTACATGTTTAGAATTCATTTCTGCAATATTGATGTGATCAGCCATTATTTCTGTGatcttcttcccctcctaaatcTCTCCTGCTCTAGTACTTATGTCAACAAATTACTGATTCTATGTGTTGGTACACTTAACATCTTTGTCCCAAGCCTGACTATCCTTAGCTCCTACAGCTTCATCACTGCCAGCATCCTCCGCATTCACTCCACTGAGGGCAGGTCCAAAGCCTTCAGCACCTGCAGCTCCCATATGTTGgcagttttgctcttttttggaTCTGCTGCTTTCACGTACCTGAAGCCATCATCAGTCACCTTCATGAATCAAGGGAAAGTGTCCTCTGTGTTTTATACTATTGTTGTGCCCATGCTGAACCCCCTGATCTACTGTATGAGGAATAAAGATGTCAATGTTGCCCTGAAGAAAATGCTAAAGAGAAGAACATTGTAG